One window of the Onthophagus taurus isolate NC unplaced genomic scaffold, IU_Otau_3.0 ScKx7SY_16, whole genome shotgun sequence genome contains the following:
- the LOC111420989 gene encoding uncharacterized protein: MMSKTFASILMMAFVAFNCNIQSLKAQELTEGKCEFGTKLNETCAVLLTSVDNVVNLTMRLVQEVLEEANAFVKTMLDSIINNSLFAFFPIITEFKDIVTKLLTGAVTFVDKITELLKNFISKILEVLQKLVSIILALVGSAAKGIINVVNTFMKNVIDESNAMSAAVDIIAECFEVKRHHHIVHKKLAVADLVNKRKNLIN, from the exons ATGATGTCAAAAACTTTCGCATCCATCTTGATGATGGCTTTTGTCGCTTTTAACTGCAACATCCAATCTTTGAAAGCTCAAg AATTAACCGAGGGTAAATGTGAGTTTGGTACGAAGTTGAATGAAAcct GCGCCGTTCTCCTTACCTCAGTCGATAACGTGGTCAATTTAACCATGCGTTTAG TTCAAGAGGTTTTGGAGGAAGCAAATGCTTTTGTTAAAACGATGCTTgattcaattattaataatagtttatttGCTTTCTTCCCTATTATAACTGAATTCAAAGATATAg TTACTAAACTCTTAACTGGAGCTGTTACgtttgttgataaaattactgAATTACTTAAAAACTTCATCTCCAAAATACTGGAAGTATTGC AAAAATTGGTTTCCATCATTTTGGCACTTGTCGGATCGGCAGCAAAGGGTATTATAAACGTTGTTAACACTTTCATGAAAAATGTAATCGACGAATCTAATGCAATGAGTGCTGCTGTAGATATAA TTGCTGAATGTTTTGAGGTAAAACGTCACCATCATATTGTTCACAAGAAGCTAGCAGTGGCGGATTTAGttaataaaaggaaaaatttgataaattga
- the LOC111420986 gene encoding uncharacterized protein gives MNFLLLSMIFVLPLTFFSMTTAQNVQDLIYNFYNNIPNVFHESIKEPPNNSLSDTLIEFLLKVLIIPATIHNFFCNLIRNVFFSIFFIPYYFAKPIIGFLVLIQVLFGQAFEALGTLVIDTGTGIRNTGQHISKMEYCLPK, from the exons atgaatttccTTTTACTCTCGATGATTTTTGTTTTgcctttaacatttttttcaatgaCCACAG cTCAAAACGTTCAAGATCTTATCTACAACTTTTACAATAATATTCCGAATGTTTTTCACGAAAGCATTAAAGAACCTCCTAATAATTCTCTAA gTGACACTTTGATTGAATTccttttaaaagtattaataattcCTGCTACTATTCacaatttcttttgtaatttaatccgaaatgtttttttttcgatcTTTTTTATCCCGTATTATTTTGCAA agcCAATAATaggatttttggttttaattcaGGTTTTat ttggaCAAGCTTTCGAAGCCTTGGGAACACTCGTCATCGACACCGGAACTGGAATAAGAAACACTGGGCAACATA TAAGTAAAATGGAATA TTGTTTACCTAAATAA
- the LOC139432474 gene encoding uncharacterized protein has translation MRAIFFVLTIFGCLLPLIIAQDDEDTTFSSPTSSSTTLSTTTSSSTLQKIENTILELLHNIVVQLQQFVKSLQKNVLPLVEPLLNNLLDIVDNGLLKQLINLVSSLGSALSGNLGPLVSSILGLLKELVTVLTTILEDIVTLLGGLVPGISDLVSALLESINNTVGEIVSILQSVLKRHHIAQKKHYIHHRKHS, from the exons ATGAGAgccattttctttgttttaacaatttttgggTGTCTCCTTCCCTTAATAATTGCTC aGGATGATGAAGACACAACGTTTTCATCCCCAACATCGTCATCCACAACATTGTCAACAACCACTTCTTCCAGCACACTCCAAAAGATTG aGAATACAATCCTTGAACTTTTACACAACATAGTGGTGCAGCTTCAACAATTTG taaaatcgCTACAAAAGAATGTATTACCGCTAGTGGAGccgttattaaataatttat TGGATATTGTCGACAATGGACTCTTAAAGCAACTAATAAATCTCG TAAGCAGTTTAGGATCTGCGCTCAGTGGTAATTTAGGTCCCCTTGTAAGCTCAATTTTAGGTCTTCTTAAAGAATTAGTTACCGTTTTGA cAACTATTCTTGAAGACATTGTAACTCTTCTCGGAGGATTAGTACCAGGTATTAGTGACTTAGTTTCCGCACTTCTTGAATCTATCAATAATACTGTGGGGGAAATCGTCAGTATTCTTCAAAGTg TGCTTAAACGCCACCATATCGCCCAGAAGAAACATTACATCCATCATCGAAaacattcataa